The proteins below are encoded in one region of Micromonospora sp. DSM 45708:
- a CDS encoding spermidine synthase has protein sequence MHRIRAGSVPDVERDREVLEIVVDPARPTGRTLLADGVEQSYVDVADARHLHFEYVRRIATVVDLSAPPGQPLTALHLGGGALTLPRWLAATRPGSAQRVVERDPGVVELVRRKLPPLPPEVTVVLGDARAAVAGAPDAAYDLVVGDVYRAARMPAHVSAVEFAAEAARVLRPDGVYLVNLTDLPPLAHTRAQVATLRAVFADVCLLTDRRMLRGRRYGNVVLAGALRPGRLPVRRIAARVAGDPVPGTVLHAAALDAFAADAWPVTDADLR, from the coding sequence CTGCACCGCATCCGCGCCGGTAGCGTTCCGGACGTGGAGCGCGACCGCGAGGTGCTGGAGATCGTCGTCGACCCGGCCCGGCCCACCGGGCGGACGCTGCTCGCCGACGGCGTCGAGCAGTCCTACGTGGACGTGGCCGACGCCCGTCACCTGCACTTCGAGTACGTGCGACGGATCGCCACGGTGGTCGACCTGAGCGCACCGCCCGGACAGCCGCTGACCGCCCTGCACCTGGGCGGCGGCGCGCTCACGCTGCCCCGCTGGCTGGCCGCCACCCGGCCCGGCTCGGCGCAGCGGGTGGTCGAACGCGATCCCGGCGTGGTCGAGCTGGTCCGCCGGAAGCTGCCGCCGCTGCCGCCGGAGGTGACGGTGGTGCTGGGCGACGCCCGCGCCGCGGTCGCCGGGGCGCCGGACGCCGCATACGACCTGGTGGTGGGCGACGTCTACCGGGCGGCCCGGATGCCCGCGCACGTGTCGGCCGTCGAGTTCGCCGCCGAGGCGGCCCGGGTGCTCCGCCCGGACGGCGTCTACCTGGTGAACCTCACCGACCTGCCGCCGCTGGCGCACACCCGCGCGCAGGTGGCCACGCTGCGCGCCGTCTTCGCCGACGTCTGCCTGCTCACCGACCGGAGGATGCTGCGCGGCCGGCGGTACGGCAACGTGGTGCTCGCCGGCGCACTCCGGCCGGGGCGGCTGCCGGTCCGCCGGATCGCCGCGCGGGTCGCCGGTGACCCGGTGCCCGGGACCGTGCTGCACGCCGCCGCACTCGACGCGTTCGCCGCGGACGCCTGGCCGGTCACCGACGCCGACCTGCGGTGA
- a CDS encoding DUF2267 domain-containing protein: protein MRKQMEGDNQRRRALARQAREQGRRPSQTGASLSASKQVTSLDQHERSGPPPAGRHKPNSTRGGPTPPAVGVAERPRPLPDPPPDRGVRRRYRDLVDDVSRRAGVDFAEAKVAAEATVLALAWALDDAERERLLEAVPVKLHDVVPVDGIERRQDLPGFLAEVGRRSRLTPEQARYQAEATLAALADADAELVGSLRVPDGLRDLLGPAEYGGGLVGASSATAPLTEAELREALATLPYWSSDRRSLVRTIELPGGNLDRVLDRLDRLRAEGGRGPQIGRPDPDNAVLTVRTQQVDGVTAADVDLAHRVDDAVDAAGAGMAAG, encoded by the coding sequence ATGCGCAAGCAGATGGAGGGCGACAACCAGCGCCGCCGGGCCCTGGCCCGCCAGGCCCGGGAACAGGGGCGGCGACCGAGCCAGACCGGCGCCAGCCTGAGCGCGTCCAAGCAGGTCACCTCGCTGGACCAGCACGAGCGGTCCGGCCCGCCGCCGGCCGGCCGGCACAAGCCCAACAGCACGCGGGGCGGGCCCACGCCGCCGGCGGTGGGGGTGGCCGAGCGGCCCCGCCCGCTACCGGATCCGCCGCCGGACCGGGGCGTCCGGCGCCGCTACCGGGACCTCGTCGACGACGTGAGCCGCCGCGCCGGCGTCGACTTCGCCGAGGCGAAGGTCGCGGCGGAGGCCACCGTGCTGGCGCTGGCCTGGGCGCTCGACGACGCGGAGCGGGAACGGCTGCTCGAAGCGGTGCCGGTGAAGCTGCACGACGTGGTCCCGGTGGACGGCATCGAACGGCGGCAGGACCTGCCGGGCTTCCTGGCCGAGGTCGGACGGCGCAGCCGGCTCACCCCGGAACAGGCCCGCTACCAGGCGGAGGCGACGCTGGCCGCGCTCGCCGACGCCGACGCCGAGCTGGTCGGGTCGTTGCGCGTACCCGACGGGTTGCGGGATTTGCTCGGGCCGGCCGAGTACGGCGGCGGCTTGGTGGGCGCCAGCTCCGCCACCGCGCCGCTTACCGAGGCGGAGCTGCGCGAGGCGCTCGCCACGCTGCCGTACTGGTCCAGTGACCGGCGCTCGCTGGTGCGCACCATCGAGCTGCCCGGCGGCAACCTGGACCGGGTGCTGGACCGGCTGGACCGGCTCCGGGCCGAGGGCGGGCGCGGCCCGCAGATCGGCCGGCCGGACCCGGACAACGCGGTGCTCACCGTCCGGACCCAGCAGGTCGACGGCGTGACCGCCGCGGACGTGGACCTGGCGCACCGCGTCGACGACGCCGTCGACGCGGCCGGCGCCGGCATGGCCGCCGGCTGA